The following are encoded in a window of Corynebacterium argentoratense DSM 44202 genomic DNA:
- a CDS encoding COX15/CtaA family protein, with product MTDKKPQFVQRFLSSLRSQKGQMRAAMVLLVFQAGLVFTGSLVRVTGSGLGCVSWPNCHPGSLVPVAGAAPWLHQAIEWGNRLLTFVVAAGAIAFWYAVFAGGRRRELRYHAVFQFVGVVIQALLGAMSVLLKLQWWSVAMHFLPSMILVWAAAVAWVRVQEPDDGHRVAFFPEPLRWLAVGSAASLALVLATGTMVTGAGQHAGDVDVTESSRLAIDLAEIAHVHAHFMYLYLGLTIGLIVALYAVAAIKGSVLGDNPEAARHALRYGCVLIAFIVVQAAIGIIQYRWGVPRWTVPFHVGLSGVVTAYTGFVFAFGRRRVA from the coding sequence GTGACTGATAAAAAACCCCAGTTTGTCCAGCGTTTTTTGTCTTCTTTGCGTAGCCAGAAGGGGCAGATGAGGGCAGCGATGGTGCTGCTTGTCTTCCAAGCCGGACTCGTATTCACCGGTTCACTTGTGCGCGTGACGGGGTCTGGTTTGGGCTGTGTGTCCTGGCCGAATTGCCACCCAGGTTCCCTGGTTCCCGTTGCCGGGGCCGCACCCTGGCTTCACCAAGCAATTGAGTGGGGTAATCGTCTACTAACCTTTGTTGTTGCCGCCGGCGCAATCGCATTCTGGTACGCGGTATTCGCTGGTGGGCGCCGCCGCGAGTTGCGCTACCACGCCGTGTTCCAGTTCGTTGGCGTGGTCATTCAAGCCTTGTTGGGTGCGATGTCGGTGTTGCTTAAACTCCAGTGGTGGTCGGTGGCTATGCACTTCCTGCCCTCGATGATCCTGGTATGGGCTGCTGCGGTCGCATGGGTGCGCGTGCAAGAACCTGATGACGGCCACCGCGTCGCCTTCTTCCCCGAACCTCTACGCTGGTTGGCTGTAGGCTCCGCGGCGTCATTGGCTTTGGTGCTGGCGACAGGCACAATGGTGACGGGCGCGGGACAACATGCAGGCGATGTGGACGTTACTGAAAGCTCACGCTTAGCTATTGATCTTGCTGAGATCGCGCACGTTCACGCCCACTTCATGTACCTCTACCTCGGCCTGACAATCGGCTTGATTGTTGCTTTGTACGCGGTGGCAGCGATCAAGGGATCCGTGCTGGGTGATAACCCCGAGGCCGCCCGCCATGCCCTGCGCTACGGTTGCGTGCTCATTGCCTTCATCGTCGTGCAGGCAGCCATCGGAATTATCCAGTACCGTTGGGGCGTTCCTCGGTGGACTGTCCCCTTCCACGTGGGTTTGTCCGGCGTGGTGACTGCCTACACCGGTTTTGTTTTCGCGTTTGGCCGCAGGCGTGTGGCTTAG
- a CDS encoding quinone oxidoreductase family protein — protein sequence MKAIVVSKHGGPEVLVPSEVNAPTPSDSEVLVAVDVAGVNFIDVYFREGVYPHELPLTPGFEGTGRVLHDPRGEIAEGTLVAWCDAFGSYAEQVCVPRDRLVAVPEQVKPEVAASMLLQGITAHYLTDGVFPLQEGQICLLTAGAGGVGLLATQMAKARGARVISVVSTDDKEALAREAGADHVLRYGDDLADRVRALTDRRGVDIVYDGVGKDTFQHSLDAVRTRGTVCLFGAASGPVEPLDPQELNAHGSIFLTRPSIGAWTSEPGEFAYRGQAVVQMIVDGTLDVRVGAEFDLDDAAVAHRELEQRRTTGSVVLRVSK from the coding sequence ATGAAGGCTATCGTTGTTTCCAAGCATGGTGGACCAGAGGTTCTGGTCCCGTCAGAAGTTAATGCCCCCACCCCGAGTGACTCGGAGGTTCTTGTGGCCGTCGACGTCGCCGGGGTGAATTTTATTGACGTGTATTTCCGCGAAGGCGTCTATCCCCATGAACTTCCACTGACCCCCGGGTTTGAGGGCACGGGTCGGGTACTTCATGATCCTCGGGGCGAGATCGCCGAGGGAACGCTTGTGGCCTGGTGTGACGCGTTCGGTTCCTATGCGGAGCAGGTGTGTGTCCCCCGTGATCGCTTGGTGGCCGTACCAGAGCAGGTAAAGCCTGAGGTCGCGGCGTCAATGTTGCTTCAGGGCATTACTGCGCACTACCTGACTGATGGGGTGTTTCCTTTGCAGGAAGGCCAGATCTGCTTGCTGACTGCTGGCGCCGGTGGCGTTGGTTTGCTGGCCACACAGATGGCGAAGGCACGTGGCGCACGCGTGATTTCAGTAGTGTCCACCGACGATAAGGAGGCCCTAGCGCGCGAAGCTGGTGCGGATCATGTTCTGCGCTACGGCGACGACCTTGCGGACCGCGTTCGTGCGCTGACTGATCGCCGCGGCGTGGATATTGTCTACGACGGGGTGGGTAAGGATACCTTCCAGCACTCCCTTGATGCTGTGCGCACACGTGGCACTGTGTGTTTGTTCGGTGCTGCTTCCGGGCCGGTAGAGCCTCTGGATCCGCAGGAGTTGAATGCACATGGCTCCATTTTCCTCACCCGCCCCAGCATCGGAGCGTGGACTAGCGAGCCTGGCGAGTTCGCTTATCGTGGCCAAGCTGTCGTGCAAATGATTGTCGATGGCACTTTAGACGTGCGAGTGGGGGCCGAGTTTGATCTTGATGACGCCGCGGTGGCTCACCGTGAGCTGGAACAGCGCCGCACCACAGGTTCGGTTGTGTTGAGGGTGTCTAAGTAA
- a CDS encoding heme o synthase has translation MEENPLETIKAYFALTKPRVIELLLVATFPAMLQADRGENHIALILLTVIGGWMGAAAANTFNMIADSDIDKVMKRTERRPLAKHTVSNRNATIFAWSLTVISFFWLWLLCHSLLAALFVMATIAFYIFVYTKWLKRSTPMNVVWGGAAGCMPVMVGWAVIVDNLPAGQPHNWWQAIVLFLIIFFWTPPHTWALAMRYREDYEAAGVPMMPVVKKPLEVTKQIIAYTVATVLTTFALLPAAGWLYAVVAVAAGIWFTWLAISLHQGVKKGVEVRPMRLFIMSNNYLSAVFLALSVDALLGLPTLI, from the coding sequence CTGGAGGAAAATCCCTTGGAGACAATCAAGGCCTATTTTGCGCTCACGAAGCCTAGGGTCATTGAGCTGCTCCTGGTCGCCACATTCCCAGCAATGCTGCAGGCCGACCGCGGCGAAAACCACATCGCTCTCATCTTGCTGACCGTGATCGGCGGGTGGATGGGCGCTGCTGCTGCGAACACCTTCAACATGATCGCCGATTCCGACATCGACAAGGTGATGAAGCGCACCGAACGGCGACCACTAGCCAAGCACACGGTATCCAACCGAAACGCCACCATTTTCGCGTGGTCGTTGACCGTCATTAGTTTCTTCTGGCTTTGGCTGTTGTGCCATTCGCTGCTTGCTGCACTGTTCGTCATGGCGACCATAGCCTTCTACATCTTCGTCTACACTAAGTGGCTTAAGCGCTCGACGCCAATGAATGTCGTCTGGGGCGGCGCTGCTGGATGTATGCCCGTGATGGTCGGTTGGGCAGTCATCGTGGACAACCTACCTGCGGGACAGCCCCACAACTGGTGGCAAGCCATCGTACTGTTCCTCATCATCTTCTTCTGGACGCCGCCGCACACCTGGGCTCTAGCGATGCGCTACCGCGAAGACTATGAAGCCGCAGGGGTTCCAATGATGCCCGTGGTGAAAAAGCCCCTCGAGGTCACCAAACAAATTATCGCGTACACGGTGGCGACCGTCCTCACCACCTTTGCTCTGCTGCCGGCTGCCGGTTGGCTTTACGCAGTGGTGGCTGTCGCTGCTGGAATCTGGTTTACCTGGCTAGCAATCAGCCTTCACCAGGGCGTCAAAAAAGGCGTAGAGGTTCGCCCCATGCGCCTCTTCATCATGTCGAACAACTACTTGTCAGCCGTGTTCCTAGCGCTGTCCGTTGACGCCCTGCTAGGCCTACCCACCCTGATCTAA
- the tkt gene encoding transketolase: MDQLPADLQGLLKPSYPSDWSPVDSKAVDTARLLAADAVQKCGSGHPGTAMSLAPLAYTLYQKVMNVDPAHPEWMGRDRFVLSCGHSSLTQYIQLFFGGYGLELDDLKALRTWGALTPGHPEYRHTDGVEITTGPLGQGLASAVGMAMAARRERGLFDPEAPAGKSLFDHFIYVICSDGDVQEGVTAEACSLAGTQQLGNLIVFWDDNRISIEEDTRIAFTEDVVARYKAYGWQTLEVDGGENVEGILEAVAKAQSDPRPTFIRLRTVIGYPAPRMNTGSVHGAALGAEQIASAKQFLGFDPEVDFAVSDEVLKHTRALRERGAERYSQWQQRFDQWAKANPERKALLERATARELPQDWADSLPTWDADPKGMATRKASEAVIQAAAAALPELWGGSADLAGSNNTVIKGADSFGPEEITTDTWTTSPYGRNVHYGIREHAMGAIINGAALHGPTRMYGGTFLIFSEYMRPAVRLAALMGTDAYYVWTHDSIGLGEDGPTHQPIEQLAALRAIPGVSLLRPADANETAAAWKAALEYREGPKGLALTRQNVPVLEGTKEKAFEGVTRGAYILADVEDPQVVLMASGSEVQLAVEAAAELSKDGIRARVVSVPCMDWFAEQPQSYIDEVLPPTVRARVSVEAGIAMPWYRWLGDAGVPVSLEHFGASAPAEELFEKFGITAQAVVDAARESMEAAR; encoded by the coding sequence ATCGATCAGCTTCCCGCTGACCTGCAGGGTCTCCTGAAGCCCTCATATCCTTCCGATTGGTCCCCAGTTGATTCGAAGGCTGTTGATACCGCCCGCCTGCTTGCTGCAGACGCAGTTCAAAAATGTGGCTCCGGCCACCCCGGCACTGCGATGAGCCTTGCACCTCTGGCCTACACCTTGTACCAGAAGGTAATGAACGTCGATCCGGCTCACCCGGAGTGGATGGGGCGCGACCGTTTCGTGCTGTCCTGCGGCCACTCTTCCCTGACGCAGTACATCCAGTTGTTCTTTGGCGGCTATGGCCTTGAACTTGATGACCTTAAAGCTTTGCGTACCTGGGGCGCCCTCACCCCCGGTCACCCTGAGTACCGTCACACCGATGGTGTCGAAATCACCACCGGCCCGCTGGGCCAAGGCTTGGCTTCTGCCGTCGGTATGGCGATGGCCGCACGCCGCGAGCGCGGACTATTCGATCCGGAGGCTCCCGCTGGCAAGTCCCTGTTCGATCACTTCATCTACGTGATCTGCTCTGATGGCGATGTTCAAGAGGGCGTCACCGCAGAGGCGTGCTCCCTCGCTGGAACCCAGCAGCTGGGCAATTTGATTGTCTTCTGGGACGACAACCGCATTTCCATTGAAGAAGATACCCGCATCGCCTTCACTGAGGATGTCGTCGCGCGATACAAGGCCTACGGTTGGCAGACCCTGGAAGTCGATGGCGGTGAAAACGTCGAGGGCATTCTCGAGGCTGTAGCCAAGGCTCAGTCCGACCCGCGCCCCACTTTCATTCGTTTGCGCACCGTGATCGGCTACCCTGCCCCGCGGATGAACACCGGCTCGGTTCACGGCGCAGCACTTGGAGCGGAGCAGATCGCTAGCGCCAAGCAGTTCCTGGGGTTTGATCCCGAAGTCGATTTCGCAGTGTCCGATGAAGTTCTCAAGCACACCCGTGCGCTTCGTGAGCGTGGCGCTGAACGCTACTCCCAGTGGCAACAGCGTTTTGACCAGTGGGCTAAAGCTAATCCGGAACGCAAGGCGCTTCTCGAGCGCGCGACCGCACGTGAATTGCCGCAGGATTGGGCAGACTCGTTGCCCACCTGGGATGCGGACCCCAAGGGCATGGCCACCCGCAAGGCATCAGAGGCCGTCATCCAAGCCGCAGCAGCGGCTCTCCCCGAGCTGTGGGGAGGCTCTGCGGACCTCGCTGGTTCCAACAACACCGTCATCAAGGGTGCTGATTCCTTCGGCCCCGAGGAGATCACGACGGACACCTGGACTACTTCGCCGTACGGACGCAATGTTCACTATGGCATCCGTGAGCACGCAATGGGCGCAATCATTAACGGTGCTGCCCTGCACGGCCCGACCCGTATGTACGGCGGAACCTTCCTGATCTTCTCCGAGTACATGCGTCCAGCTGTGCGTTTGGCCGCACTGATGGGTACCGATGCTTATTACGTCTGGACCCACGACTCCATCGGCTTGGGTGAGGATGGCCCGACCCACCAGCCGATCGAGCAGCTTGCCGCACTGCGCGCTATCCCCGGCGTATCCCTGCTGCGCCCTGCCGATGCTAACGAGACCGCAGCCGCATGGAAGGCTGCTCTGGAATACCGGGAGGGGCCGAAGGGCTTGGCCTTGACCCGCCAGAACGTTCCCGTGCTGGAAGGTACAAAGGAAAAGGCTTTCGAGGGTGTTACCCGAGGTGCCTACATCCTGGCTGATGTGGAGGATCCGCAGGTCGTGCTGATGGCTAGTGGCTCTGAGGTACAACTCGCAGTTGAGGCAGCAGCCGAGCTCTCTAAGGACGGTATTCGCGCCCGCGTTGTGTCGGTTCCTTGCATGGACTGGTTCGCGGAGCAGCCTCAGTCCTACATTGATGAGGTCCTGCCTCCGACTGTCCGCGCCCGCGTCTCTGTCGAGGCCGGGATCGCTATGCCGTGGTACCGCTGGCTGGGTGATGCAGGTGTGCCGGTATCACTGGAGCACTTCGGTGCATCCGCGCCGGCTGAAGAATTGTTTGAGAAGTTCGGCATCACCGCACAGGCTGTGGTCGACGCCGCTCGCGAATCCATGGAGGCCGCACGATGA
- the tal gene encoding transaldolase, translating into MSNQIAQLSALGTSTWLDDLSRDRINSGNLAKLIDSKNIVGVTTNPAIFAGAMGGESDAYDEQIAQLKQRGAAADEAVFAMAIDDVAAACDVFAPVHRATAGVDGRVSIEVDPRYAEDAAATVRQAKQLWEAVGRDNAMIKIPATKQSLPAITEALANGISVNVTLIFSVERYREVVDVYLEGIRRAHDAGLDVSKIFSVASFFVSRVDVEIDRRLEAIGSEEALALRGKAGVANAQQAYAAFSELFSRAKAMGDLPRGANVQRPLWASTGVKNPDYPATLYVSELAGPDTVNTMPESTIDAVLAADDLHGKTLVSNDSAKVMQQLRAVGVDLDDVFAVLEREGVEKFVDSWQQLLDTIEQRL; encoded by the coding sequence ATGAGCAACCAGATCGCTCAACTATCCGCACTCGGTACGTCAACGTGGCTTGATGACTTGTCTCGCGACCGCATCAACAGCGGCAACCTCGCTAAGCTCATCGACAGTAAAAACATTGTGGGTGTCACCACCAACCCTGCTATTTTTGCAGGAGCCATGGGTGGGGAGTCCGACGCCTACGATGAGCAAATTGCGCAGCTCAAGCAGCGCGGTGCTGCTGCAGACGAGGCCGTGTTTGCAATGGCTATTGATGACGTCGCGGCTGCGTGCGATGTTTTCGCTCCCGTTCATCGTGCCACGGCTGGCGTTGACGGTCGGGTGAGCATCGAGGTCGATCCCCGCTATGCCGAGGACGCCGCGGCGACTGTGAGGCAGGCGAAGCAACTGTGGGAAGCCGTTGGTCGGGACAACGCGATGATTAAGATTCCCGCCACCAAGCAGTCCCTACCGGCGATCACGGAGGCTCTCGCCAACGGAATCAGCGTGAACGTCACTCTGATTTTCTCGGTTGAGCGTTACCGAGAAGTGGTTGATGTCTACCTTGAAGGAATTCGGCGTGCGCACGACGCAGGTTTGGATGTGTCCAAGATTTTCTCGGTAGCGTCGTTCTTCGTGTCTCGCGTGGATGTGGAGATTGACCGTCGCCTGGAAGCAATTGGTTCTGAGGAAGCCTTGGCGCTTCGCGGTAAAGCTGGTGTTGCGAATGCTCAGCAGGCTTACGCTGCATTTAGCGAACTGTTTAGCCGCGCAAAGGCGATGGGTGATCTTCCTCGCGGAGCCAACGTCCAGCGGCCCTTGTGGGCATCCACCGGAGTGAAGAACCCCGATTACCCAGCAACACTATACGTGTCTGAACTGGCCGGACCGGATACTGTGAACACAATGCCGGAGTCGACCATCGATGCTGTTCTCGCTGCAGATGATCTGCACGGTAAGACCTTGGTTTCCAATGATTCTGCCAAGGTCATGCAGCAGTTGCGCGCGGTCGGCGTTGACCTCGATGATGTTTTTGCCGTCCTCGAGCGCGAAGGCGTGGAGAAATTTGTTGACAGTTGGCAGCAACTACTCGACACCATTGAACAGCGCCTCTAA
- the zwf gene encoding glucose-6-phosphate dehydrogenase, which translates to MSNSLTGAQDSAPWFNPLRDSDDKRLPRIAGPCGMVIFGVTGDLARKKLLPAIYDLAHRGLLPPGFCLVGYGRRDWSNEEFQDYVLDAVKAGARTEFQDNVWKRLTEGMVFCKGNFDDDAAFDNLASTLQYLDETRGTAGNWAFYLSVPPDFFADVCHQLDRSGMAQATEEHWRRVIIEKPFGHDQESARALNKIVNQVFPEDSVFRIDHYLGKETVQNIMVLRFANQLFDPLWNNQFIDHVQITMAEDIGLGGRAGYYDGIGAARDVIQNHLLQLLALIAMEEPIAFTPAQLQAEKVKVLRATSPVYPLAKTTARGQYSAGWQGSNYVQGLREEEGFDPESATETYAACTLQVKSRRWNGVPFYLRTGKRLGRRVTEIALVFKPSPHPPFSEESAGEEASNNAVVIRVQPDEGVLMRFGSKVPGSTMEVRDVNMDFSYSEAFTEESPEAYERLILDVMLDEASLFPTNEEVELSWAILDPILEYWAQRGKPEQYPAGTWGPESATRMMAREGRVWRRP; encoded by the coding sequence GTGAGTAATTCTCTTACTGGTGCTCAAGATAGCGCTCCGTGGTTCAACCCGCTGAGAGACTCTGATGACAAACGACTGCCCCGCATCGCTGGCCCGTGCGGGATGGTTATTTTTGGCGTAACAGGTGATCTGGCGCGTAAAAAGCTGCTTCCGGCTATTTACGATCTTGCCCATCGTGGCCTCTTGCCCCCAGGTTTCTGCTTGGTGGGTTACGGTCGCCGCGATTGGAGCAATGAAGAGTTTCAGGACTACGTGCTCGATGCCGTCAAGGCAGGTGCTCGTACCGAGTTCCAGGACAACGTGTGGAAGCGACTCACGGAAGGGATGGTGTTCTGCAAGGGAAACTTCGATGATGACGCCGCGTTCGACAACCTGGCAAGCACGCTGCAGTATCTCGATGAAACCCGCGGCACCGCCGGTAACTGGGCGTTCTACTTGTCTGTCCCGCCCGACTTTTTTGCCGACGTATGCCACCAGTTGGATCGCTCGGGGATGGCGCAGGCTACCGAGGAACATTGGCGCCGCGTCATCATCGAGAAGCCTTTTGGCCACGATCAAGAATCCGCACGGGCACTCAATAAGATCGTTAACCAGGTGTTCCCGGAGGACTCGGTTTTCCGCATCGACCATTACCTAGGTAAAGAGACCGTCCAGAACATCATGGTGCTGCGGTTCGCTAACCAGTTGTTTGACCCCCTGTGGAACAACCAATTCATTGACCACGTGCAGATCACCATGGCCGAGGACATCGGCCTGGGTGGACGCGCAGGTTATTACGACGGTATCGGTGCCGCCCGCGACGTCATCCAGAATCACCTGCTGCAGTTGTTGGCCCTGATCGCGATGGAGGAACCCATCGCCTTCACTCCGGCGCAACTCCAGGCAGAAAAGGTCAAGGTTCTTCGGGCTACGAGCCCCGTCTATCCCCTAGCGAAGACCACTGCCCGAGGCCAGTATTCTGCGGGGTGGCAAGGCTCGAACTATGTTCAGGGCCTTCGAGAGGAAGAAGGGTTCGACCCCGAGTCCGCTACGGAAACATATGCGGCCTGTACCTTGCAGGTTAAGTCGCGTCGTTGGAACGGTGTTCCGTTCTACCTGCGCACAGGTAAGCGTTTGGGGCGTCGAGTCACCGAGATCGCGCTTGTGTTCAAACCCTCCCCTCATCCGCCCTTTAGCGAAGAGTCGGCTGGGGAGGAAGCATCCAACAATGCGGTGGTTATCCGTGTGCAACCCGACGAGGGCGTGCTGATGCGTTTTGGATCTAAGGTGCCTGGCTCCACGATGGAGGTCCGCGACGTCAACATGGATTTCTCCTACTCTGAGGCCTTTACCGAAGAGTCCCCGGAGGCCTACGAGCGGTTGATCCTGGACGTCATGCTGGACGAGGCCTCCTTGTTCCCCACAAACGAAGAGGTGGAACTATCCTGGGCGATTCTGGATCCTATTCTCGAATACTGGGCTCAGCGCGGGAAGCCCGAGCAATACCCCGCAGGAACGTGGGGTCCGGAATCAGCAACCCGGATGATGGCCCGCGAAGGCCGCGTCTGGCGTCGTCCATAG
- a CDS encoding glucose-6-phosphate dehydrogenase assembly protein OpcA — protein sequence MLIHLEDTDSSAIAKQLGTQVTTGRVLTLIVVCSPDDDIDCLITATNDASREHPSRVLMLVADPEAETAGVDADIHLGGDSGASELVVMHLRGDVARHLDAVVRPLLLPDTPVVAWWPAAAPIDPAVDPIGALAQRRITDALFDPPVDSIYRRRNNYTPGDSDMSWSRITPWRGVVAATMDQPPHEEIIDGRVFGPADSPSVDLAAGWLADRLGVNIVRESTGQPAIPVDDEGNPCIAITKVEIMRTSSTITIEVADATTLSVQMPGRPPALVALSRRSQSDCLAEELRHLDPDRAYGRALRGLSRVRYVDTFSAQ from the coding sequence ATGTTAATCCACCTCGAAGACACTGACTCTTCAGCGATCGCCAAGCAGTTGGGCACCCAGGTGACCACAGGACGCGTCCTAACCCTTATCGTGGTGTGCAGCCCCGATGACGATATCGACTGCCTGATCACAGCAACCAATGATGCCTCCCGTGAGCACCCCTCGCGTGTACTCATGCTGGTTGCTGACCCCGAGGCTGAGACCGCCGGCGTCGACGCTGACATCCACCTGGGGGGTGACTCCGGGGCCTCCGAGCTAGTGGTGATGCATTTGCGTGGTGACGTCGCCCGGCATCTGGATGCTGTGGTGCGGCCACTGTTGCTGCCGGATACCCCGGTGGTCGCGTGGTGGCCTGCTGCCGCACCGATTGACCCTGCGGTCGACCCGATCGGTGCTCTCGCTCAGCGCCGCATCACTGATGCTTTGTTTGATCCACCGGTCGATAGTATTTATCGGCGTCGGAACAACTACACCCCGGGCGACTCAGATATGTCGTGGTCACGTATCACCCCGTGGCGTGGAGTCGTGGCTGCCACCATGGATCAGCCTCCACACGAGGAGATCATCGATGGTCGCGTTTTCGGCCCTGCGGACTCCCCCAGCGTTGATCTTGCTGCAGGCTGGTTGGCTGATCGACTGGGCGTCAACATTGTTCGGGAATCTACAGGCCAGCCGGCTATCCCTGTTGATGATGAGGGTAACCCGTGCATCGCCATCACCAAGGTGGAGATCATGCGCACGTCCTCAACTATCACCATCGAAGTCGCAGACGCCACCACACTGTCAGTGCAGATGCCTGGCAGGCCTCCGGCGCTGGTCGCTTTAAGTCGACGCTCGCAATCGGATTGCCTTGCCGAGGAGCTGCGTCACCTTGACCCCGATCGGGCTTATGGTCGTGCGCTTCGTGGCTTGAGTCGCGTTCGTTACGTTGATACGTTCAGCGCCCAGTAG
- the pgl gene encoding 6-phosphogluconolactonase — translation MSTTEAPAPQVSTFADLDQLVDAAARQFVELACSTLDNRPPEESFNVVFTGGTAGIATLRRIAELDAASRAQADNFPIASIDWSRVQVFFGDERDVAVSDPESNEGQAREALLDHVDIPESNIHGWGLDGSAEELVERAVAYAETLLEFAPNGFDLHLLGMGHEGHINSLFPGSAATKEQGALTMAVTDSPKPPACRGTLTFPAINSADHVWLLISGSQKAEAASQAIAGADRNQWPVGEARGRIETTVFISEDAQYAAPKADIAARADNVVKRYGKDDTAVTALGGVNIEFHKGEFTAIMGPSGSGKSTLMHCMAGLDSVTEGHTYIGDTDLSTLKDKQITTLRRDRLGFVFQSFNLVPTLSAAENITLPVDIAGRKVDEQWFEEVTTRLGLDKRLKHRPNELSGGQQQRVAVARALISRPEIIFGDEPTGNLDSNASSEVLGILRAAVDDLGQTVVIVTHDPKAASYADRVVFLADGQLVEDIRQPSVDDILKVMAKIEEV, via the coding sequence ATGAGCACCACCGAAGCCCCCGCCCCCCAGGTCAGCACTTTCGCAGACCTCGATCAGCTTGTTGATGCAGCTGCCCGGCAATTCGTCGAACTGGCGTGCAGCACCTTAGATAATCGCCCGCCGGAGGAGTCTTTCAACGTCGTGTTCACAGGCGGTACCGCGGGAATCGCAACGTTGCGTCGCATCGCAGAGCTTGACGCCGCGTCGCGCGCGCAGGCAGACAACTTCCCTATCGCCTCCATCGATTGGTCTCGTGTCCAGGTATTTTTCGGTGACGAACGCGATGTTGCTGTCAGTGACCCGGAATCCAACGAGGGGCAGGCGCGGGAAGCACTGCTCGACCACGTTGATATCCCTGAGTCCAACATCCATGGTTGGGGTTTGGATGGTAGCGCCGAAGAACTCGTGGAACGCGCTGTGGCCTACGCGGAAACCCTATTGGAGTTCGCGCCCAACGGATTCGATCTGCATCTTCTAGGAATGGGACATGAGGGGCATATCAATTCACTATTCCCGGGATCGGCTGCTACCAAAGAGCAGGGCGCTTTGACAATGGCTGTTACTGACTCCCCTAAGCCACCGGCATGCAGGGGGACCTTGACCTTCCCCGCTATCAACAGTGCCGATCATGTGTGGTTGCTCATAAGCGGTTCGCAAAAAGCGGAGGCTGCATCACAGGCCATCGCGGGTGCTGATCGCAACCAGTGGCCGGTTGGTGAAGCTCGAGGAAGGATCGAAACCACCGTGTTTATTAGCGAAGATGCCCAATATGCTGCGCCCAAGGCCGACATCGCGGCACGTGCAGATAATGTCGTGAAACGATACGGCAAGGACGATACCGCTGTGACCGCCTTGGGCGGCGTCAATATTGAGTTCCACAAGGGCGAGTTCACAGCCATCATGGGGCCTTCTGGATCTGGCAAGTCCACGCTGATGCACTGCATGGCAGGGCTGGATTCCGTTACCGAGGGCCATACCTACATCGGCGATACGGATTTGTCGACGCTCAAAGATAAGCAAATCACTACTCTCCGCAGGGACCGCCTAGGGTTTGTGTTCCAGTCCTTCAACTTGGTGCCCACCCTGTCCGCCGCAGAGAACATCACCCTACCGGTGGATATTGCTGGCAGGAAGGTCGACGAGCAATGGTTCGAAGAGGTCACCACTCGGCTGGGGCTGGATAAGCGACTCAAGCACCGCCCGAACGAATTGTCGGGTGGCCAGCAGCAGCGCGTGGCGGTGGCCCGCGCCTTGATTTCCCGTCCAGAAATCATCTTTGGGGACGAACCGACCGGAAACCTCGACTCGAATGCATCGAGCGAGGTCCTAGGTATCCTTCGCGCCGCTGTGGATGACCTTGGCCAGACAGTGGTGATCGTTACCCACGACCCCAAAGCTGCGAGCTACGCCGACCGAGTTGTCTTCTTGGCGGACGGTCAGTTGGTTGAGGATATTCGGCAGCCCTCTGTCGATGACATTTTGAAGGTCATGGCGAAGATTGAGGAGGTCTAA